A region from the Salvia splendens isolate huo1 chromosome 15, SspV2, whole genome shotgun sequence genome encodes:
- the LOC121769071 gene encoding uncharacterized protein LOC121769071 isoform X2 codes for MRLNRSVCRPVNIGLSLRFQRRQDTKISTASLHPVLADASNLGHGSKLLGRDRLYASASAATCALEDRKPRKRPSKDERRTMVETYVNEYRITNDGKFPTVSHTIKEVGGGYYTVRQIIQEMLYNSKQSSTDAKYVSIGKSSTKETEIASNSKNEIDLTDIRNNHDMICNSEEQSMYTKDNSSDKSATKIHEMICNSEEQSMYARDASLEKSIIKEDHILTKFEEVPQAMELGEGTGPILKDVETSSSIAIQSKQVQFVSVETDEPKDMEAQSPDLIDKHESIRNLDYEKEHEIREEKVKSNASEHRAGPQESSEISGRELDNMPHEYADQKKSSVWNNLKSFANGILSIWKRS; via the exons ATGAGACTGAATCGTAGTGTTTGTCGACCTGTTAATATCGGCTTGTCTCTTCGGTTTCAGCGGCGTCAAGATACCAAAATTTCAACTGCTTCTCTGCATCCTG TGTTAGCTGATGCATCAAATCTAGGGCATGGATCGAAGTTATTGGGGCGCGATCGATTATATGCTTCTGCTTCTGCTGCAACTTGTGCTCTGGAAGACAGAAAGCCTCGTAAAAGACCTTCAAAGGATGAACGCAGAACTATGGTGGAAACCTATGTTAACGA GTACAGAATAACAAATGATGGGAAGTTTCCAACTGTTTCTCATACTATAAAAGAAGTTGGTGGTGGTTACTATACTGTGAGACAGATCATACAGGAAATGTTATACAATTCCAAACAATCATCAACTGATGCTAAGTACGTCTCCATTGGGAAAAGCTCAACGAAAGAGACTGAGATAGCATCCAATTCCAAGAACGAAATAGATTTAACAGACATTAGGAACAATCACGATATGATATGCAATTCCGAAGAACAATCCATGTATACTAAGGACAATTCCTCAGATAAAAGTGCAACCAAAATTCATGAGATGATATGCAATTCCGAAGAACAGTCCATGTATGCTAGGGATGCTTCCTTGGAGAAAAGCATCATAAAAGAGGATCACATATTGACTAAATTTGAAGAGGTTCCTCAAGCCATGGAGCTAGGTGAAGGTACCGGACCAATCTTGAAGGATGTTGAGACTTCCAGTTCCATAGCCATTCAATCAAAGCAAGTCCAATTTGTTTCAGTTGAG ACTGATGAACCAAAAGATATGGAAGCTCAATCTCCAGACCTGATTGACAAACATGAAAGTATCCGGAACCTAGATTATGAGAAGGAACATGAGATACGTGAAGAAAAGGTGAAGTCCAATGCTTCAGAACATAGAGCTGGGCCACAGGAGTCGTCCGAAATATCTGGAAg AGAGCTGGACAACATGCCTCATGAATATGCAGA
- the LOC121769071 gene encoding uncharacterized protein LOC121769071 isoform X1: MRLNRSVCRPVNIGLSLRFQRRQDTKISTASLHPVAVLADASNLGHGSKLLGRDRLYASASAATCALEDRKPRKRPSKDERRTMVETYVNEYRITNDGKFPTVSHTIKEVGGGYYTVRQIIQEMLYNSKQSSTDAKYVSIGKSSTKETEIASNSKNEIDLTDIRNNHDMICNSEEQSMYTKDNSSDKSATKIHEMICNSEEQSMYARDASLEKSIIKEDHILTKFEEVPQAMELGEGTGPILKDVETSSSIAIQSKQVQFVSVETDEPKDMEAQSPDLIDKHESIRNLDYEKEHEIREEKVKSNASEHRAGPQESSEISGRELDNMPHEYADQKKSSVWNNLKSFANGILSIWKRS; the protein is encoded by the exons ATGAGACTGAATCGTAGTGTTTGTCGACCTGTTAATATCGGCTTGTCTCTTCGGTTTCAGCGGCGTCAAGATACCAAAATTTCAACTGCTTCTCTGCATCCTG TGGCAGTGTTAGCTGATGCATCAAATCTAGGGCATGGATCGAAGTTATTGGGGCGCGATCGATTATATGCTTCTGCTTCTGCTGCAACTTGTGCTCTGGAAGACAGAAAGCCTCGTAAAAGACCTTCAAAGGATGAACGCAGAACTATGGTGGAAACCTATGTTAACGA GTACAGAATAACAAATGATGGGAAGTTTCCAACTGTTTCTCATACTATAAAAGAAGTTGGTGGTGGTTACTATACTGTGAGACAGATCATACAGGAAATGTTATACAATTCCAAACAATCATCAACTGATGCTAAGTACGTCTCCATTGGGAAAAGCTCAACGAAAGAGACTGAGATAGCATCCAATTCCAAGAACGAAATAGATTTAACAGACATTAGGAACAATCACGATATGATATGCAATTCCGAAGAACAATCCATGTATACTAAGGACAATTCCTCAGATAAAAGTGCAACCAAAATTCATGAGATGATATGCAATTCCGAAGAACAGTCCATGTATGCTAGGGATGCTTCCTTGGAGAAAAGCATCATAAAAGAGGATCACATATTGACTAAATTTGAAGAGGTTCCTCAAGCCATGGAGCTAGGTGAAGGTACCGGACCAATCTTGAAGGATGTTGAGACTTCCAGTTCCATAGCCATTCAATCAAAGCAAGTCCAATTTGTTTCAGTTGAG ACTGATGAACCAAAAGATATGGAAGCTCAATCTCCAGACCTGATTGACAAACATGAAAGTATCCGGAACCTAGATTATGAGAAGGAACATGAGATACGTGAAGAAAAGGTGAAGTCCAATGCTTCAGAACATAGAGCTGGGCCACAGGAGTCGTCCGAAATATCTGGAAg AGAGCTGGACAACATGCCTCATGAATATGCAGA
- the LOC121769071 gene encoding uncharacterized protein LOC121769071 isoform X3, giving the protein MRLNRSVCRPVNIGLSLRFQRRQDTKISTASLHPVAVLADASNLGHGSKLLGRDRLYASASAATCALEDRKPRKRPSKDERRTMVETYVNEYRITNDGKFPTVSHTIKEVGGGYYTVRQIIQEMLYNSKQSSTDAKYVSIGKSSTKETEIASNSKNEIDLTDIRNNHDMICNSEEQSMYTKDNSSDKSATKIHEMICNSEEQSMYARDASLEKSIIKEDHILTKFEEVPQAMELGEGTGPILKDVETSSSIAIQSKQVQFVSVEPSFSILLAVEQETFYYYSCFVRLMNQKIWKLNLQT; this is encoded by the exons ATGAGACTGAATCGTAGTGTTTGTCGACCTGTTAATATCGGCTTGTCTCTTCGGTTTCAGCGGCGTCAAGATACCAAAATTTCAACTGCTTCTCTGCATCCTG TGGCAGTGTTAGCTGATGCATCAAATCTAGGGCATGGATCGAAGTTATTGGGGCGCGATCGATTATATGCTTCTGCTTCTGCTGCAACTTGTGCTCTGGAAGACAGAAAGCCTCGTAAAAGACCTTCAAAGGATGAACGCAGAACTATGGTGGAAACCTATGTTAACGA GTACAGAATAACAAATGATGGGAAGTTTCCAACTGTTTCTCATACTATAAAAGAAGTTGGTGGTGGTTACTATACTGTGAGACAGATCATACAGGAAATGTTATACAATTCCAAACAATCATCAACTGATGCTAAGTACGTCTCCATTGGGAAAAGCTCAACGAAAGAGACTGAGATAGCATCCAATTCCAAGAACGAAATAGATTTAACAGACATTAGGAACAATCACGATATGATATGCAATTCCGAAGAACAATCCATGTATACTAAGGACAATTCCTCAGATAAAAGTGCAACCAAAATTCATGAGATGATATGCAATTCCGAAGAACAGTCCATGTATGCTAGGGATGCTTCCTTGGAGAAAAGCATCATAAAAGAGGATCACATATTGACTAAATTTGAAGAGGTTCCTCAAGCCATGGAGCTAGGTGAAGGTACCGGACCAATCTTGAAGGATGTTGAGACTTCCAGTTCCATAGCCATTCAATCAAAGCAAGTCCAATTTGTTTCAGTTGAG CCTTCTTTTTCTATTCTTTTGGCTGTTGAACAAGagacattttattattattcctGTTTTGTAAGACTGATGAACCAAAAGATATGGAAGCTCAATCTCCAGACCTGA